Part of the Anopheles gambiae chromosome 3, idAnoGambNW_F1_1, whole genome shotgun sequence genome is shown below.
TGCAGGGGTTTTAATTGAGTAATAAAATCGCTAAATATGAGGTGAAAACTTGTACCTTTGGTTTGCAGATATGGCAACAATCAAGGGGAGAACCCTCCGGTGCGACATCAAATAGTGGCCAATTAGTTGTAACaatagctttcttttttttcggagcTTGGGCATGTTGCGATACAATCTCTATCGTGGCGTCGACGTTGATCAGATCGTGTTGCGTGCAGCCGGCTGGTGTGTAGTCATTGCGTAGAATCGAGAGCGTTGTACATCCTCGATAACATGTTACTGGCTACTTATTTTTATCAAGGGTACATAATGAGTGGTGAAAGAACGGAATGAGAATAAGCTTCGTGTAAGTTCTGGTATCTGCCACGTATGACATCGTTTCCATGTGATTGTTCATGAGAGGGTATGTTAGAGGTCAACACTATTTATTGTCAGAAATATGTTAGTCAAATAGTCAGCTATTATTATGATGCTGATCCTTATTATGATGATTATCCTGGACGATCCTGATGGAGATCAAGCCATATGTGGGCTTCAAGAAACTGAGCAGCGTATATCCAAATTATGatatggtttttttgtttcagcccTCCTCTGGCAGCAGGAGAACGATATTTAAAGGATCCTATATACCTTACTTAAACATCGTTGAACTGAGCAATATTCAGTTTTGAAATACGACACAACTACAGACCATTGATCAAGATTTCACTTATTGCAACTAGCAGCTACGATACAACGACAAGTTAAACGAACTGTACGGCGATCTTACGATCGCATATTAATGCCGATGACCCAACCCGTAAAGTCCTTTTAGGccatccacaaggacagagaaGGGGCTTGGTAGGCCCAAGTCTAGGCGGCAGAGTGACGAGGAGGCATCCACCGTTATGGCCGTTATAAAGGATTGACAAACCAAGGTGTGGGATTGTGAGCGATTTTTAACACTCTCGGAGAGGAATAACACCGCAAAGTGGTTGTAGTAAGTAAGTACTGCAACTACTGATACTAGTTTGGTTCTTTAAGTTTAGCTTGAATGGTGTAAGGCTCATTTGCATAAAAGACTGTCTGGAGTATCAATATACTGACTATATTTCacagttttttctttttttgaggTTTCTCAAAGATCTGACCAGTTAATGGAACTCGTATTGGATTTGCGTATTTTCCCTGAACAATAAAACTATGTTGCCAAAAAACAAAGGACCcaaaacttcttcttctaacGTCAGACGCGGACATGCCGCGGCCTATACAGAATTTCAAGACTTACTTCAGTACCtcacagccggatagtcacaatccttgctacggagaGACGGTCCATcctaggtttgaacccatgacgggcatgttattgagtcgttcgagatGACGAGATGACTGTTCCATGGGACTACCCCCAAGGCTCCAAGACATTGATCTCAAAAAGACCTTTTCAAGAAATCAAAACTTGAACCTTGAAGATGTGGTTGTCAGTATAATGTTGTCCTCGACATGCAAGTATTTTATCTCTATCGTAATCCATTTATTGATGTTTTGTGCTGGAGATTTTTAGCAAAGCTAAGATATTGGAATCTAATGATGCAAAGGATGCCCAAGTCTACGCTACGCATGATACATCAAGTTCTAATATAACATAAGGCAAGGAAATGAAATCGAAAAGTCCTGGACTGTGGTACGGTAATGGAAAGGCTCAATGTAATTCAACGACTTCAGTGGCCATTAAATGTagcataaataaacataaattacaaaCGAACATGAACGATGTCTTCACATTCTTATTCCTTTACACTTACCTTTTTGACCCAAGAATTAGTACCCAAGACCCAAGAAATGCTAAATCTGTCACGCAAGAGCTGAGTACACAGAGattgtataaataaataaataaataaataaataaataaataaataaataaataaataaataaatattaattcgGTTTCAATTACCTATTGTCAATCCCTAAAACCAGAAAGTAGTGAAGtaatgttcaataaaattctcTAATAACAATTCTCTTTAAATGATCGAAGATATAACATTTGATAAGATTAATTTACTATTCAAGTACGCAACCACTACCAAGGGAAAATGATCTAAAGCTCAGAACAACCTTTTGAACCACCCTGTACTCCCTTCAAGTCAACAAGTGCAACTGCCAAACAGCAACCCCCTTAGCAACCGGAccgcttgttttgtttgccccTTAGCAACCACGCCAAACATGTAGTGTTGTTGTGAAAAGTACATGTTATTGTTGAGATCTAAAGAACTTCTATTTGAAAACTTTATCAACGTGTATATTGTACGTTCTTAATCGGAAACATAAGCCACTTGCCTCCCCAAGCTTGGTGAAAATGTTCCGCAACGAGTACAACCTTGCGATGGAGCGAGACTCGGGCAGCGTATCGTCCGTGTCCTCCTTCCAGGTGGACGATCTGATGGAAaagctgaagctgctgaactACGAGCGGCTCCTGCTGAAGGAGATGAAGATGAAGCAAATCAATCGCTACTACTTCCTGCGCTCCTTCAACCCGGGCGAACAGTTTTTCATGTTCACCTCGATCTGTGCCTGGCTGATACGCAAGATCGGCAAAACGTTCGACCAGCCGCAGGAGTTTGACGACCCGAACATAGTCATATCGCGCATCATCAAGGTGCTCCAGGAGATGGTAAGTAATGGAATTAGAAGTTTTAGTATCAAATTTAACCGTTATTATCATACATTTTGTCTCTTTGTTTGCAGGATGTACCGACCGACTTCCAGACGAACCGGCTCATTCAGGGCGCCGGCCCCATCTGCGTCTACATCATGGACTGTCTGGCCACGCAGGCACTCAAGCTCACCAAGTTCCAGATGAAGCGGCCCGAGTGTCGCAAGGAAGACGACCCGATGGTCGACCTGATCGAGAACGATTCCGAAATCATACTGGAGAAGGTGGAAGAGGAACAGATGGCCGGTGGCAGTGACGACAGTGATGACGAGCGGAACGGACTCTTCGATCTGAGCTTCTCCGATCCGGCCAGGTCGGGTGCTAGCGTGCGGAAGGAGACACGCGAGTACAAGGTGGATTCCCTGTCGGACAGTGAGGCGTGGCGTTTGGAGCTGGAACGCGTACTGCCGCAGCTGAAGGTGGTCGTAAAGACGGACCCACGTGACTGGAGGGCTCATCTGGAGCAGATGAGAAATTTGCGAAACAATATCGACTCGGTAGGGGTTTGTAATCCGTTTTAGAGAATCCTTCatgattttaaacattatttcagGCAACGGAGGAAACAGACAGCCAGCTTTCGAAGCTACAGTCCGACATTAGCTACGTGATGGAGAAGATAGAAAGCCGCGAAAAGCATCTAAACAACGATCTGAAGGATTTGATCGCCCAGTACAAGGAGATCCTGATCGAGCACAACCAAACGACGGCCCAGATCAAGCAGGCCGAGCAGGAGCGAACCGAACACGAGCACGAGCTGTCGAAGATTACGAACGAGCTGGAGAACGTGAAGATTCAGATGGAACAGCGTGGCAATTCGATGACGGATGGCAGTAAGTGTCGGAGTGTCGGGGCTTTTTTAGTCCCAGGAAATCAATGAGCAGCCGAAACTCTCATTTTGTTTACCCATTTGCAGGTCCACTGATCAACATCAAGAAGGCGATCTTTCGCATCAAGGAGGAGCTGTGCGAAATGGACATCAAGATTGGCGTGATGGAGCAGTCGCTCAACTCGGAGATCGTTCGGCAAGGGACGCAGTACGCGGAGCTGGACTCGCTCGTAATGGCGGCTCACTGagcgagataaaaaaaacacactttaagtaaatatttttcattttaaaacaataatacacCCTTAAAAACGGTCGTGTATCATACAGGTTCAAGTGCAGCAAAGGGAATTTCGTTTTAAAATTACATCACGATCGTTCGTAACTTCCTGATGCAGAATCCAATACGGTAAATCTAATAAGAATTGTGTTCTACACGTCAATCAAGCAGAATTCATGAAACCTGTTGAAGTTACATTCAGAATTAATTCCAATCAGCAATATTAGTCTGTTGGATCTTATTGTGCAAGCAGAAATTGATCTTTATGCACACTGAtttgataaataatttaattgccATTTTTTGAAAGGGAAATCCATGGAAAATTCTATCTTTATccaaaataaattgtttaaaaaaaaatattaaaaaaaagagaatattGTTTTACATCTTTTGCAAGATCACGATAAACGTCCGTTTCGTGATTTCGTTCCCCTTAATCCCTCCAATAAAATGCCCTCCCTTTTTTTGTCCTGCACGCCATCCGCCAACAAGCGAACCCGCAGCGCAGTAAATTACATCTTcgatgaaaaatattatttgtttaactTTTCAACGCCCGATCGCTTCTCAAGCCGTGTTCTCCGAAATTCACACGCAACTTACGCGCGACGATCGGCAGAGTTTGTGATAAACAAGAACAACGACGCAACGACGAAAAAGACGAAATAAAAAGCAAGCCGAAAAAACTTCACGAGCCCACAGCATAACCTTTGGCGCTTAATTGTACCCCTTTGTGGTGGAGTTTTtttatctctatctctcagTCGGGCGCTTGTGCTTTTGCCAATTTTGGCGAGCCACAAGGCTCACGAACCCCCTAATCAGTTTGTTTGTATTAAATTGGGACACCGATACGCAGCAGTCTGCAAAAGCGCCCATAAAAAAGGGGCACATTTCAACCAAGATCTTTTACTATAACAAACACGATCGTGATCTTGTTAGCAGATTACATGCGTGCTTAATGTACCCGCCGTGCTTCGATATGTGCGCGCCTTCCTTGATCGTCGCCCCGAAACGCTTTGCGAAAAGGTGTAGCACATTCCTTTtgctttgtatatttttttaaaagcgatcatttccaaaaaatggagcatttttctttcatccGTGATCAACTCTAAGATTACACGATCCCGCTTGTTAACAGGCCACCAGGAGGTTTGATCGTTGAGTTTTCCTGTGGTTTATTTTATCTATTAGTTTCTTGTTGTTGCAGGAAACAGCTGCATTTCTTTACATTCGTCCCGCCAAGTATCATATCCTTTCCATCACGTATCACGTCCACGACAAACGAAGGCGTAGTATTATAGGCGCACACAGCGTATGCAGTTGTAAATTACATTAGAACTAACAGTAGTAGCGCAGTTCTGCTTCctcttcattcattcattcaataGTGTAGTTAGAGCAAACGGGTAGGCATTAGGACAAAGTTGAATATGTAAAACCCTACAATCGTGACACAGTAGAATTGCGAGTTGGAAAATCATTCCCGTTTCCATGatttacaattttacaatCAACAAGCATTTTCCCCCCTCCTTATTTTCACGCCCTTGCACTTATACAAAGCACTACTGATCAGACATTCATTTTGTTTCGCGCGCACACAACAAATGTGGTTTTTGTTACAGCCTTGTCTACATCTTCTCGCATCGTTTCCTCATACTCATTGGCAGGCTCGAAGGGATCATCTGCATCAACAGACACACCTGTTTGCCTGTTTTTCACCCACTCTTCTATACAAAAATCTGTAATTTTCCTCAGCATAACTCTTTCAAGCCTCCGTTTGcccgttttgtttgcttcttcttcttcttccgccaactcacactcacatacacacttcaTCAGGTCCCCTGCAGCCACATTCAACATAAGCGTAATGGTTCAAATCTACTAAACACTAGCTGATTATGGTGCCTTCTAATAAATCGTACtgcttttttatctctttcccTTTACACTGTTTTGCTTCCATGTCCGTTGGATTAATTGTAttcgtttgtttctgttttttcttaTATCAAAAAAACTTTCTATCATACCAGTTTACCGAgatatttacttttttatattgtttttctctctctctctctttgttgattttttttctctctatcagCTTCTTATACTAATTTTTATAACAATCTCGCCCTTACTTGCCTTTTTCTAAGCAATTTACACTTCTCTCACCCCAACCTGCTGAGGCTGAGCGCTTCCACCTTTCCGGTGTACCAATCTTAAACTGTCCtaccgttgttttttttcccttaTTCGATCgtgattgtttgtgtttgattaAAGAAGGAATTGTTATTggtattacaaaaaaaaacagaggagAAACTGTGAATTTGTGAACAAACCCCTAGCAGAAGATATTTTACAGCGCTTTTCTCTAGAGAGCTGGCCATTCCGCCGAACTGCTCTTCACATTCGGTTATCACGCATCGCTTCTtactccctccctccctctcgcTCGCAATGGAATtgcttgttgcttttttttgctttttttctgtaaaagGCAGCCCCCAAAGGGAGAGTGTGATGGCTGTGTTTGCATGAATTAAGGTGTAATGTACATTTCTTATTGGATTAATGGTTAGATTTTTTTAAGCTTACAACAGGAAATGATAGATTTGCGTTTTAATTTCGTTATAAAGTTCCCAAAACAATATGCaaataagcttttttttaacaaaataagcACTCTCTAGCACATGCGacacaatcaaacacacaaataagtATGTTAGCAATAAAACCTAGCGAGCAGTTACAAAGACAGCTACTTATTACAGTACACGGTGTGCTGCTTAGTAGCTCAAATTTGctcaaaaaaacccttttaaCTTATTGATTGtgcacaaaaccaaaacagacGAGCACAGCGCGACTCCCATGGCATATTCCTTCCGTTTTTCCCCCTCTAGTAGCTCCTAAAATCCGCAAACACATTTAGCACACTTTAACACCCCATcatgccctctctctctctccatagCCAGCGCTCACAGCTCACTCCCGTCCCGCGCTCCCCGCGAGCGGCAGCGGTGCCACCGCACTGTCACTGTCCTCCTGATCGTTTGCCTCGAGCGACCGGTACTCGGAGTCGGCCGAATCGCTCACATCGTCCGCGATCGACAGCAGCGACTGGCCGGCTACCGGCTGCTGGGCGGTGCTGTTAGTTGCGGTGATTGCGGTGGAATTgttgatgctggtggtggctAGCGGATGGGTGCTGCTGGCAGTGGACGCCTCACTGTTGTTACCACTGTCGGCGGCAATGGAGGCTTGGATCAGCGGCGGCTGGTTCGTGCGTGTGACAACGATGGTAGTGTCGGTGGCGCTTGCGTAGCAAGACGATGGTTGTTGGTGATCCTGTGCGGTGGTGGGTTGCAGtagttgttgtggttgttatTAAAGGGTAGCGTGATGAaacgagaaaaagagagagagagagagagttgcaTTGCATTCAGTTAATGGATGATCTCGAGCAGGGTTCGATTAGTATTGAAGGAGAGTGAAAGAGCGTTAGGAATAAAGGAAAATGATTGCTTACACTGGTTAGCTTGCGTCTGGTGAGGGTGATGATCGTAAGTGATCGTGGTGATGCCGTTGGGCTTGCTGTTAGTATATTCGTAGTGGAGTATGGCGCGTTCGTCATGTGGTGTAGTGTATGTGACGGCAAGTCCACCGTCCGGTAAAGCCGTGGCAGTAGTCGCAGTAGTAGTACATATGCATAACGAATCGAtggtaattttgtttttgttttttgttttggtaccATATTATATAGATTAAACGGAACGATTAACATAGTAATGTTTGTACGAAGCACTAGAGCAAGCGGCCAAGCCAAAAAGGGGACTAAACAGCAAAGCAGACAGATGAATAAGCAAACGTTCACAGTGTGCCGGTAGGATGTGTGGTCCAAACTTACGTTTAAATTGAACAGAATTATCTATATCTTTCATTTAATCTTTAAAAGATCAtgcaatattattaaaaaatagtAAGGGAAAATGTATAAGTTAGTAATAGTAAATGTATCCCAAACGTGGACCGAAAAtagtgatttttgttttcttcctcaACATCGCTCTAACACGCCAAAAAAGATGTGATTTATcaaaggttttttgttttattttaaattttctttaGAATAATTTCACTGTTTATTTCAtctatgtttctttttgtttgtttgttgcgtcggtttttgcttttgctctcGAAGCCCTGTAGCCCTAATGATCATACGATCATACGTAACTGCTCCTCTCcttaatgctgctgctgctgcaacacaTATTTAGTCTGACTCGTTGGGCTGTTGTGTGCTACTACAAAAGTACTACACCAAgtatcagtgtgtgtgtgtgtgtctgtgtcgtaAGTTTAACTTTAGTGGCCTTTCTACGACCCACTAAACCACTGTTTCGTCGGTCCATCTCAGCTGCTTGCAAAACTTTGTACATATCCCTAGTGGTTCGAGCGCGCGGCGGTTGAAAATTTGGCTCCGCTCGCCTGTGTTCCTCCTCTGCgcgctttcctttcttttctcttctatAGTCTAAACGTTAAAACGGCCATCATCACACGGTATTAGTTTCtctgttttgattttgcttttttgctacCCTCCCCGTTTCCTtggctttccttttttgcgcTTGTTTGGAGGGGTGTAATGGTGGTGGCGATGCTCGGGGACTGCGATCCTGTCCTCACCTATCCTGAGAAATCAATGAGAGCGGGGGTAAGGTATGTGGGCATGTGTGAACGAGTTTTCTGTTTAATATATTCGATGCCTAAAACAAACACTACACCCTTTCCCGTTTCTTCCAGCATTCCCCTCGTCCCTCTCTACCATTTAACTTTCCTCCGAGCATTCCGGTGGTTTATCATGCACGCACAACGCTAAGTTCATTAGTGGATCAGCTGTTTCGTcttcctttcttccttttgtgtttttactGTACACtgtgccctctctctctctctttttagctgcacacaaacacacacacaatctgcTTTTACAaccttttctccttttttttctacttcctttgttttgttctctATCACTGAAATTACATCACCCGACAACAAAATGTTCATCATTTTACATCACAATCGTTCTTGATCTCGTGCTTCATCATCACCTCATCTTTatcctttcatttcatttttcttccctccaTTCCTTCATCCTCATTGCTCGTCGCCGTTGAGAAGTAGAAAAGCTTTAAGCAGCATCAGCTGGAGAAAACCGAAGGAGGAGGGTATCACAATCAATGTAAAAGAAGGGAACAAAAAACATTGCGCTACACACGATTGCAATGGTGCAAAACGTTATTTAGCAATATATCGCTATGCTTCTGttattgttaagaaaggggGAGGGCGAAAAAACACCAGCGGGCGCGCGCCTGAGGCGCATGTGTATTTACAACCATTTTCAAGCTAACTACGCATACTATAAAGGATTAAAGTCAGCAaggcaataaaaaagcaagcaGAAGCAGTGCGTTTGGTGTAAGATACAAGCTCCGCTCCGGTCCTGCACAACGTACAAACTATAGCTGCACCCGGGCCTCACATACGTTAATGTTAAGCGCGATGCTCATTAGCTATGAATGTGagtaataaaacataaaatgatCCATGAATATTCATACAATGGTGGTGAGTGATCGGTTTAACATTAtgcgacaaaacaaaacacgcaaaGCAGATGGCGATTTTTAGCTGTGCCTTggctgaaaatgaaaagagCTGTTAATGTGCGCAACACCGTTCATTGCGATATGTTAAATGATAGCGAAAAGTTAATTCGAAATGAACAAACAATTAACTTAAAAATAGTTCGGGAGTAGTAGTTGATGCACATAAACGCTTGATCAGTTGCCTCTGGCGTTTAAAAACGCTAAATCTACGTTAAATCTTAACCACACATTGTAACTttaccacacaaaaaaggtcaAATGAATGATAGTCGATCAAAAtagatgatgaaaaatgaCTCCAAAATGAAGATGGCGAACGAAAAATGTTGATGAAGAACGAACTGAATGCATAAAATATAGCCTGATCGtaaacgattatgaaaaaatgtACCGCAATGATGTACTACAACTATTCGCGCGCAATGGAGAACAAATGAATGGAAACCAATAAGTGCGCGCAAAAAAGGAAGATGAACAATGCTAATGAAttcttgagtgtgtgtgtttgtgtgctttacACAACCCCCATTTTAGACGGTAGAATGTA
Proteins encoded:
- the LOC1279839 gene encoding intraflagellar transport protein 57 homolog, with translation MFRNEYNLAMERDSGSVSSVSSFQVDDLMEKLKLLNYERLLLKEMKMKQINRYYFLRSFNPGEQFFMFTSICAWLIRKIGKTFDQPQEFDDPNIVISRIIKVLQEMDVPTDFQTNRLIQGAGPICVYIMDCLATQALKLTKFQMKRPECRKEDDPMVDLIENDSEIILEKVEEEQMAGGSDDSDDERNGLFDLSFSDPARSGASVRKETREYKVDSLSDSEAWRLELERVLPQLKVVVKTDPRDWRAHLEQMRNLRNNIDSATEETDSQLSKLQSDISYVMEKIESREKHLNNDLKDLIAQYKEILIEHNQTTAQIKQAEQERTEHEHELSKITNELENVKIQMEQRGNSMTDGSPLINIKKAIFRIKEELCEMDIKIGVMEQSLNSEIVRQGTQYAELDSLVMAAH